The window CATTTCATATTTTATTAATTTTTAAATTATTTACTTAGTAATCATTTTTTTTAACCAATGGGGCACAGCACTTTCTGGCAAAGGAACTCTTGAATTTGGTACACTCGATAAACTATTTACAGAACCATGTGGCGTTTCACGATGACAAAAAGTACAATTTGAAGATTTTCTATTTATATTCGTTGTATTCCCATTATAATTTTGAAGCTTATTATCTGTTAATAGATCACCATGACAACGCAAACAATTTGAATGAACCACTTCTTTTCCTGCTTCATGAATACGAATAACCTGAGGTTCTTTTCTTAATGTAAATATTGTAGCATGCCTTAAACCATCTTTTGCTTTAAAAAAATATTTATTAAAAACATTATCATGAGGAACATGGCATTCGTTACAATTAGCATATTGCCGATGAGCACTATGAAACCATGAAGTATATTGAGGAGCCATTATATGACAATTCATACAAGTTTCAGCATTGTCTGACAAATACGAATGAGCTTTGGAAACATAAAACAAAAAGAATATGAGTCCCGTTATTATACCTAATATAATTATAACATAA of the Bacteroidales bacterium genome contains:
- the nrfH gene encoding cytochrome c nitrite reductase small subunit, with product MRGIVDIFIPPKKWKFYVIIILGIITGLIFFLFYVSKAHSYLSDNAETCMNCHIMAPQYTSWFHSAHRQYANCNECHVPHDNVFNKYFFKAKDGLRHATIFTLRKEPQVIRIHEAGKEVVHSNCLRCHGDLLTDNKLQNYNGNTTNINRKSSNCTFCHRETPHGSVNSLSSVPNSRVPLPESAVPHWLKKMITK